The proteins below come from a single Triticum aestivum cultivar Chinese Spring chromosome 5D, IWGSC CS RefSeq v2.1, whole genome shotgun sequence genomic window:
- the LOC123119639 gene encoding uncharacterized protein, whose product MTATIFYLLAAVLAATTGTLVAGAGDDGTTHIRLYIHETFSGANATAVHVTDSPLGGNSTYGTLSVFDDELRQGSDAASQLVGRAQGITMQADLQDSGVFSTLLTVVFTIRVVIMVYDF is encoded by the coding sequence ATGACGGCAACCATATTCTATCTTCTCGCCGCCGTTCTCGCTGCCACCACCGGGACGCTGGTTGCCGGCGCTGGGGACGACGGCACGACGCACATCCGCCTCTACATTCACGAGACGTTCTCTGGCGCCAACGCCACCGCGGTCCATGTCACAGACTCCCCGCTCGGGGGCAACTCCACGTACGGCACCCTCAGCGTCTTCGACGACGAACTCCGTCAAGGGTCCGACGCGGCGTCGCAGCTCGTCGGCCGCGCCCAGGGGATCACCATGCAGGCCGACCTGCAGGACTCCGGGGTGTTCTCCACGCTCCTCACCGTGGTGTTTACtattagagtagtcattatggtatacgacttctag